A region from the Aphis gossypii isolate Hap1 chromosome 1, ASM2018417v2, whole genome shotgun sequence genome encodes:
- the LOC114120560 gene encoding nose resistant to fluoxetine protein 6-like isoform X1: protein MLRTLVVLVFSCPSIVFTNQTILELSKNVSYIDMNYMSSSAPQHDDDGVLQTTERLPDQWVSDLFYRALTNFRIQKGVGSSACQKQTQIYVSHLKNNSYWAVKMYDSWSRYPNGILVGKTHQMGVYRECIDVHQPMQGQYCMTTTKLKTVDGADPVDLKKKDEMESYDHAWNEILGFIDYNDRYHRNEVKIGICIPESCTAENLEISLQNELDRVFLPYRVQPKVNVDPMLCSTDKNMYPYDTGYYVIRSVMYLLLIICAVSTLIHCTVMTIKKEKTNTLPKYVFWFSVIHNGRNLIKHNKNNELNIFNGIKVFTMVLILFGHRFIVHSATPILYTLNNERIYRIGPDILLTCMNLVDPFFYITGFLMYVMIKPELVKRGTGWIQIPMIVFYKYMRILPAYGAMMLLTAFYIPYMFNGPLWASKMWPEAEKCKKLWWTNVLAISNFVDVDDQCLIVGWYISCLVQFMIIGTILINICVKYRKIGVGIVSVCLCVSLAIPFVSTYVTRSYAIIRVLIPFLMNPSTSYEYQKFYRPFYMRGIPFYTGLLAGIIVEELKKREIKPSKFIVYIWTFIITAVCFYVQYYASEFYDRQRPYNVMEQATYAILKHCTWTFMLFWITICYFTSGYGPIEKVFNNRLMTPLSRLSYVVYLVNIPIMMIMEYRQSSMISPTSEVWLDGWIVGAYRTYIAGITLYFTVEAPFNTIIKTIFFGSGEKDKDSDKRKNSITEHTTNDSRL, encoded by the exons ATGCTACGGACGTTGGTGGTTTTGGTTTTCTCCTGTCCATCCATAGTGTTTACGAACCAAACAATTTTGGAACTCAGTAAAAATGTCTCTTATATCGACATGAACTACATGTCGTCTTCAGCCCCACAACACGATGACGACGGAGTTTTGCAGACCACAGAGCGTTTGCCTGATCAATGGGTGTCTGACTTGTTTTATCGAGCGTTGACGAACTTTAGGATACAAAAGGGCGTCGGTTCGTCGGCCTGTCAAAAGCAGACTCAAATATACGTTagtcatttgaaaaacaactCTTATTGGGCAGTGAAAA tgtacGATTCTTGGAGCCGATATCCAAATGGAATTTTAGTCGGTAAAACGCATCAAATGGGAGTGTACAGAGAGTGTATCGACGTGCATCAACCTATGCAAGGGCAGTATTGCATGACAACTACAAAGCTCAAGACAGTCGACGGTGCAGATCCAGtagacttgaaaaaaaaagatgaaatGGAAAGTTATGATCATGCTTGGAACGAAATACTCGGC tttaTCGATTACAACGACCGATATCATAGAAACGAAGTGAAAATAGGCATATGCATACCGGAATCTTGTACCGCCGAAAATCTTGAGATATCGTTACAGAACGAGCTCGACCGCGTATTTTTGCCTTACCGTGTACAGCCCAAAGTCAATGTCGACCCTATGTTGTGTTCCACAGATAAGAACATGTACCCGTACGATACCGGATATTATGTCATCAG ATccgtaatgtatttattgctGATAATCTGTGCCGTCTCTACATTAATTCACTGTACAGTAAtgactataaaaaaagaaaaaacta ATACCTTACCAAAATACGTCTTTTGGTTCTCAGTTATCCATAATGGCAGGAACTTAatcaaacacaataaaaacaacgagctgaatatttttaatggtataaaagtatttacgaTGGTGTTGATATTATTTGGCCATAGATTCATAGTTCATTCAGCGACTCCCATATTGTACACATTGAACAATGAAAGG ATTTACAGAATCGGACCAGACATTTTACTGACGTGTATGAATTTAGTAGACCCTTTTTTCTACATAACTGGTTTTCTCATGTATGTCATGATTAAGCCAGAGCTAGTTAAACGCGGAACCGGTTGGATACAGATACCGatgatagtattttataagtacatgag GATTCTACCGGCCTATGGAGCCATGATGTTACTGACGGCGTTTTACATACCCTATATGTTTAATGGACCGTTATGGGCGTCTAAAATGTGGCCTGAGgcagaaaaatgtaaaaaattatggtgGACAAATGTGTTGGCAATCAGTAACTTCGTAGACGTCGACGACCAA tgtctCATAGTCGGATGGTACATTTCATGTTTGGTTCAATTCATGATCATCGGTACCATACTCATCAACATTTGCGTGAAGTACCGAAAAATCGGAGTGGGAATCGTAAGCGTATGTCTGTGTGTATCGTTAGCCATACCGTTTGTTTCGACTTACGTCACCAGATCATACGCTATAATCAGAGTGCTGATACC atttCTCATGAACCCCAGCACTTCCTATGAGTACCAGAAGTTTTACAGGCCTTTTTACATGAGAGGTATTCCGTTTTACACTGGACTTCTTGCGGGAATTATAGTCGAAGAACTGAAGAAAAGAGAAATCAAACCAtccaaa TTCATCGTTTACATTTGGACATTTATCATAACCGCCGTGTGCTTTTATGTCCAATATTATGCTTCGGAGTTTTACGACAGACAAAGACCTTATAATGTCATGGAACAAGCTACGTATGCCATTCTCAAACATTGTACATGGACGTTTATGCTATTCTGGATCACTATTTGTTACTTTACATCGGGTTATG GTCCAATTGAAAAGGTGTTCAATAACAGGCTTATGACCCCATTGAGTAGATTGTCTTACGTAGTATATTTGGTGAATATCccgataatgatgataatggAATACAGACAATCCTCAATGATTTCTCCTACTTCGGAAGTATGG ttggaTGGTTGGATAGTTGGTGCATATAGAACGTATATTGCTGGTATCACGTTGTACTTCACCGTCGAAGCaccatttaatacaataataaaaaccatattttttggCAG TGGTGAAAAGGATAAAGATTCTGATAAACGAAAAAATTCCATAACTGAACATACAACGAACGATTCACGTCTATAA
- the LOC114120560 gene encoding nose resistant to fluoxetine protein 6-like isoform X2, translating to MINTYALYVIFNIIVYDSWSRYPNGILVGKTHQMGVYRECIDVHQPMQGQYCMTTTKLKTVDGADPVDLKKKDEMESYDHAWNEILGFIDYNDRYHRNEVKIGICIPESCTAENLEISLQNELDRVFLPYRVQPKVNVDPMLCSTDKNMYPYDTGYYVIRSVMYLLLIICAVSTLIHCTVMTIKKEKTNTLPKYVFWFSVIHNGRNLIKHNKNNELNIFNGIKVFTMVLILFGHRFIVHSATPILYTLNNERIYRIGPDILLTCMNLVDPFFYITGFLMYVMIKPELVKRGTGWIQIPMIVFYKYMRILPAYGAMMLLTAFYIPYMFNGPLWASKMWPEAEKCKKLWWTNVLAISNFVDVDDQCLIVGWYISCLVQFMIIGTILINICVKYRKIGVGIVSVCLCVSLAIPFVSTYVTRSYAIIRVLIPFLMNPSTSYEYQKFYRPFYMRGIPFYTGLLAGIIVEELKKREIKPSKFIVYIWTFIITAVCFYVQYYASEFYDRQRPYNVMEQATYAILKHCTWTFMLFWITICYFTSGYGPIEKVFNNRLMTPLSRLSYVVYLVNIPIMMIMEYRQSSMISPTSEVWLDGWIVGAYRTYIAGITLYFTVEAPFNTIIKTIFFGSGEKDKDSDKRKNSITEHTTNDSRL from the exons atgataaatacatacgctttatatgttatttttaatattatag tgtacGATTCTTGGAGCCGATATCCAAATGGAATTTTAGTCGGTAAAACGCATCAAATGGGAGTGTACAGAGAGTGTATCGACGTGCATCAACCTATGCAAGGGCAGTATTGCATGACAACTACAAAGCTCAAGACAGTCGACGGTGCAGATCCAGtagacttgaaaaaaaaagatgaaatGGAAAGTTATGATCATGCTTGGAACGAAATACTCGGC tttaTCGATTACAACGACCGATATCATAGAAACGAAGTGAAAATAGGCATATGCATACCGGAATCTTGTACCGCCGAAAATCTTGAGATATCGTTACAGAACGAGCTCGACCGCGTATTTTTGCCTTACCGTGTACAGCCCAAAGTCAATGTCGACCCTATGTTGTGTTCCACAGATAAGAACATGTACCCGTACGATACCGGATATTATGTCATCAG ATccgtaatgtatttattgctGATAATCTGTGCCGTCTCTACATTAATTCACTGTACAGTAAtgactataaaaaaagaaaaaacta ATACCTTACCAAAATACGTCTTTTGGTTCTCAGTTATCCATAATGGCAGGAACTTAatcaaacacaataaaaacaacgagctgaatatttttaatggtataaaagtatttacgaTGGTGTTGATATTATTTGGCCATAGATTCATAGTTCATTCAGCGACTCCCATATTGTACACATTGAACAATGAAAGG ATTTACAGAATCGGACCAGACATTTTACTGACGTGTATGAATTTAGTAGACCCTTTTTTCTACATAACTGGTTTTCTCATGTATGTCATGATTAAGCCAGAGCTAGTTAAACGCGGAACCGGTTGGATACAGATACCGatgatagtattttataagtacatgag GATTCTACCGGCCTATGGAGCCATGATGTTACTGACGGCGTTTTACATACCCTATATGTTTAATGGACCGTTATGGGCGTCTAAAATGTGGCCTGAGgcagaaaaatgtaaaaaattatggtgGACAAATGTGTTGGCAATCAGTAACTTCGTAGACGTCGACGACCAA tgtctCATAGTCGGATGGTACATTTCATGTTTGGTTCAATTCATGATCATCGGTACCATACTCATCAACATTTGCGTGAAGTACCGAAAAATCGGAGTGGGAATCGTAAGCGTATGTCTGTGTGTATCGTTAGCCATACCGTTTGTTTCGACTTACGTCACCAGATCATACGCTATAATCAGAGTGCTGATACC atttCTCATGAACCCCAGCACTTCCTATGAGTACCAGAAGTTTTACAGGCCTTTTTACATGAGAGGTATTCCGTTTTACACTGGACTTCTTGCGGGAATTATAGTCGAAGAACTGAAGAAAAGAGAAATCAAACCAtccaaa TTCATCGTTTACATTTGGACATTTATCATAACCGCCGTGTGCTTTTATGTCCAATATTATGCTTCGGAGTTTTACGACAGACAAAGACCTTATAATGTCATGGAACAAGCTACGTATGCCATTCTCAAACATTGTACATGGACGTTTATGCTATTCTGGATCACTATTTGTTACTTTACATCGGGTTATG GTCCAATTGAAAAGGTGTTCAATAACAGGCTTATGACCCCATTGAGTAGATTGTCTTACGTAGTATATTTGGTGAATATCccgataatgatgataatggAATACAGACAATCCTCAATGATTTCTCCTACTTCGGAAGTATGG ttggaTGGTTGGATAGTTGGTGCATATAGAACGTATATTGCTGGTATCACGTTGTACTTCACCGTCGAAGCaccatttaatacaataataaaaaccatattttttggCAG TGGTGAAAAGGATAAAGATTCTGATAAACGAAAAAATTCCATAACTGAACATACAACGAACGATTCACGTCTATAA